The Spirosoma oryzicola region TTACTTCAGGTAACGGACCGGTCGGTTCGGGAAAAAGCCTGGCGTAAAATCTGGGAACGGCGGTATCAGGATCATGATGCGCTCGATGGGCTTTTTGATCGGTTGCGAACGCTACGGCATCAGGTAGCGGTTAATGCGGGGTTTGCCAACTTCCGGGATTACTCGTTTGCGGCTCTCGGTCGGTTTGACTACACACCGGAAGATTGCTTTAATTTTCACAGTTCGGTGGCGGATGCGGTAGTGCCGTTGCTGGACAAACTGGCTTCGGATCGGAAACAACGACTCGGTGTCGAACCGCTGCGTCCGTGGGATTCAAAAGTTGATGTGGAGGGCCGTCCACCGCTCAAACCGTTTGGAACGGGAACCGAACTAATCGAAAAGACAATAACCTGCTTTGACCGACTTGATCGTTCGCTTGGCGACGACCTGCGGATTATGCGGGCAATGGGCCACCTCGATCTGGAATCGCGGAAAGGAAAAGCGCCCGGTGGCTACAATTACCCACTGGAGGAAATCGGCGTACCGTTTATTTTTATGAACGCTACTTCTAGCCTACGCGATCTGGTAACGATGGTTCACGAAGGTGGACATGCTATCCACTCGTTTCTGACGCGTGATTTGTTGCTAAAAGCGTTCCGCAACCCACCGATGGAGGTAGCCGAACTAGCTTCCATGAGCATGGAATTACTGTCGATGGATCACTGGGATGTGTTTTTTGACAACCCCGATGAATTACGTCGGGCTAAGCTTCAGCATCTTGAATCGATTATCGAAACCCTGCCTTGGGTAGCAACCATCGATAAGTTTCAGCATTGGATCTACGAGAACCCAACGCACACCGACGCCGACAGGAGAGAAAGCTGGATTGCCATTTATGATACGTTTGCCGATAAAATAACGGACTGGTCGGGCATAGAATTCTTCAAGTCGTACCTCTGGCAGCGGCAATTGCATTTATACGAGGTGCCGTTTTACTACATCGAATACGGCATTGCTCAACTCGGCGCTATTGGTGTCTGGCGTAACTATCGTCGGGACACGGAGGCTGGTTTAGAGGGCTACAAAAAAGCGCTTAGCCTGGGGTACAAAGCGCCTATTCGGGATATTTACGCGGCTGCTAATGTACCGTTCGATTTTTCCCGCGAACATATTCGCGAGCTAATGGCGTTTGTATGGGAGGAAATGGAGACGCTTAAGAAGTAGACGAATAACGAGAAAATTAGAAAAATCTAACGGTTAACCGCTTACGACTAACGACTCTTTCGTAAGTTTGCAGAATCAATTCGTAATCAAGTGGCTATGAAACGCGTATTCAGTGCAGGATTAATGGTAGCCGCCGTGCTGTCGCTGGCATCCTGTGACTATCAGAAAAATAACACGATCCGTCAGGCCGACTACCGGGCAGGTGATTTCCGGCCTGATTATCGGGCGGGTGATCCTGAAGTATATGGAGCTGGCAAAGATTCGGCTGCTGTACAAACAAAATACAAATACACGCCGAATCCTGCTCTTGATCAACGGGCCGATAAGATTCGTCAGAAATTATTTGGGCCTAGTACAAACGGGCAAGGTGCTTAATCAACTTGCATTATTCGGAGGTCAAGGTTTATTTAACCAAGGCCGTAGAATGGGCTAGTTAGATGGCTTATAAAAGCGACGCATTGGTCAACTTGACCGATGCGTCGCTTTTGTGTATAAGGAATAGTAGTATCTATTTTTTTTGCGTTACTTTGTTCGCTTAACGCATTGCACTTAATAGTACTTTTTAAATAAGGTAAGTAGTCAAAAACAGCATAGACGCTATGAATATTGCATTAGTAACAGGTTCGGCTGGGCTCATTGGTAGCGAAGCCGTATCCTTTTTTGCCGATAAGTTCGATCTCATTATTGGTATTGACAACAACATGCGTCAGTACTTTTTTGGCGCCGATGGGTCAACCGAATGGAATCGGAATCGATTGTCAGACACCTATGCTACTTATAAACACTACGCAGCTGACATCCGGGAAGTAAGCCAACTGGAACCTATTTTCCGGGAGTACGGCTCTGACATTAAATTAGTACTGCACACGGCTGCGCAACCGTCACACGACTGGGCGGCTCGTGAGCCATTTACCGATTTCGGCGTGAATGCTGTTGGAACGCTCAACATGCTTGAGATGACCCGCTTACACAGCCCCGAAGCAGTATTTATCTTTACCTCGACCAACAAAGTATACGGTGATAACCCGAACTACCTGCCGCTGATCGAGACAGAAACCCGCTGGGAAATCGATCAGAACCACCCGTATTTCAAGGATGGTATTGACGAGTACATGAGTCTTGATCATACCAAACACTCGGTATTTGGCGCATCGAAAGTAGCTGCTGATATCATGGTACAGGAGTACGGCCGCTATTTCGGTATGAAAACGGGTGTTTTCCGGGGCGGCTGCCTGACGGGACCAAACCACTCAGGTGCTCAGCTTCACGGCTTCCTATCTTACCTGATGAAGTGTGCCATCACGGGTAATCAGTACACGATTTTCGGCTACAAAGGCAAGCAGGTACGGGACAACATTCACAGCTGGGACCTGGTGAACATGTTCTGGCATTTTTACCAGAATCCTCGTGCGGGTGAAGTTTACAATGCGGGTGGTGGCCGTTACGCCAACTGCTCCATGCTCGAAGCCATTGCCCTATGCGAAGAAATTTCGGGTAATAAAATGAATTACCAGTATTCAGAAACGGCGCGTAGTGGCGACCATATCTGGTACATTTCTAATCTGAACAAATTCAAAGATCACTACCCCGACTGGAACTGGACATACGATTTGAAAGAAACGATGGTTCAGATTCACGATAGTATGGCTGCCCGGTTGGCCCTGGTGAAATAATATCCATTTACGCTAAAAAATGCCAGTCGAATAAGCTGGCATTTTTAGTATTATGTCCATGCCGCATTTCGATACCTACCCGACTTTATACTGGTTTCCCGTTTATTTATTGTGCTGGGCGCTGTTGTGGTTGGCCGTTCGGCCCCGGTTCAATCACCGGGCCTTTCTAGCCTTGTCGGTGCTGGTCCTGTTTTTGCTACGGTTGCCGAGTATTGTTTTTAACAGCGAGATTAATCCGGACGAAAGTCAGATGATTACGCAGGCGCTAACGCTCCGGCAGGACCCCGTTTATTTTCGGGCGGTAGATGGAACGACAGGGGGACCGTTGGATAGCTACTTCTTAATTGTTCCCAGCTTTATCGGGTTACCATTCGATTACATCACTGCGCACTTAACCGCCTTTGGTTTGGTTGCGGCATGTCTGTGGCTTCTGTTTCGAACGGCAAGGTTGTGGTTTGGCGACGCAGCCGCTCGTCTGGCGTTGCTCCCTTTCATCTTCATGCTGGGATTAACGCAGAATGGTGATTTTTTGCATTATAACAGCGAACTGATTGCGCTGCTGCTGCTAAGCTGGAGCTATTACCTTTACGCTACATTATTAAAGCAGAAACAACCTTCGACAGGTCGAATAGCGTTGATCGGCTTATTTCTGGGAATGGTGCCGTTTGGCAAATTACAGGCTGTTCCGCTTGCGGCTGTGGTCGGTTTGTTTGTTTGTGTCGATGTACTGCTTCGGCAAAATCTTAGTGCAGCGGGTAAGATTGGTCGCGTCGCTGTACTAGGCGTATGTGGGCTAGCGTTCCCGCTATTTTTCGTTTTGTTTATGCAAGTCAACGGCATGTACGATGACTTCGTAACGTTCTATATTCTGGGCAATTTTCGGTACGCTGGTGACACAAACCAGTGGCAAAGCCTGCTTCGTCTGCCTGATTTTTTCCGAAAAGGAAGCGAGTTTGACTGGCTGGTTAAGTTTGTCGCCATCGTCTGGTTAGCTGGCCTGGTAATGGCCTTCCGCCGAAAAGACCGGTTAACGGCTCATTCCGTTCAGATTGGTGCTTTTATTGGTCTGCTCTTCGTGGCAACGCTGTTTGCTATCACCCGAACCGGCTCGGAATATGTACACTATCTTTACTTTCTGACGGGACCGCTGTTGTTTGGACTAGCGTATGGCTGGCAAAATCTGTTGAATGTTGAACGCTTAGGGAAGTGGCTTGGGCTGGGTGTTACCGCTATTTTTCTAATCCTCTTTGGTGTTCAAACCGGTCAGAAATTTCTGAATAAAACGCCCGTTAACCCGTATCCTTCGGACAGTCAGCATGGCTGGGCCGTTCAGCAAACGCCCGTATCGAAAGAAGTCCTGAAATACGCGCGACCCGGTGAAAAACTAGCCGTTTGGGGTTGGCGCTGCGATTACTACATACAAACCCAAATGCCGCAGGGCGTAGCTGAGAATCATACCATTCGCAGTGCTTTTAATCATCCCATGCTGGCCGACTATCAGAAACGGTACGTACGTGATTTTGTACGATCTACTCCGCCGGTTTTCGTTGATGCGGTTGGTAGCCAGAGCCTTTGGATGAATGATCGGAAGACGCAGGGCCATGAACTAATCGGACCGTTGGCTCAATTTGTAGCTGCGCACTATACATATGTGGGCCTGATCAATGACA contains the following coding sequences:
- a CDS encoding M3 family oligoendopeptidase, encoding MTPNETLLIPTRPVRQFIGEDRFANSDLKSWDDVKPLYDELLNRPIQNADDLKRWLIDRSELESYLSENFAWRYIKMTCDTANEELVNSLNFFIAELQPPMTAYGNDLDIKAISSPYLSQLTDEGFAVMVRGMKKAIEIFREENIPLQTEIQTEERKYGAIAGAMTVTIDGREMTLPEASDLLQVTDRSVREKAWRKIWERRYQDHDALDGLFDRLRTLRHQVAVNAGFANFRDYSFAALGRFDYTPEDCFNFHSSVADAVVPLLDKLASDRKQRLGVEPLRPWDSKVDVEGRPPLKPFGTGTELIEKTITCFDRLDRSLGDDLRIMRAMGHLDLESRKGKAPGGYNYPLEEIGVPFIFMNATSSLRDLVTMVHEGGHAIHSFLTRDLLLKAFRNPPMEVAELASMSMELLSMDHWDVFFDNPDELRRAKLQHLESIIETLPWVATIDKFQHWIYENPTHTDADRRESWIAIYDTFADKITDWSGIEFFKSYLWQRQLHLYEVPFYYIEYGIAQLGAIGVWRNYRRDTEAGLEGYKKALSLGYKAPIRDIYAAANVPFDFSREHIRELMAFVWEEMETLKK
- a CDS encoding NAD-dependent epimerase/dehydratase family protein, with protein sequence MNIALVTGSAGLIGSEAVSFFADKFDLIIGIDNNMRQYFFGADGSTEWNRNRLSDTYATYKHYAADIREVSQLEPIFREYGSDIKLVLHTAAQPSHDWAAREPFTDFGVNAVGTLNMLEMTRLHSPEAVFIFTSTNKVYGDNPNYLPLIETETRWEIDQNHPYFKDGIDEYMSLDHTKHSVFGASKVAADIMVQEYGRYFGMKTGVFRGGCLTGPNHSGAQLHGFLSYLMKCAITGNQYTIFGYKGKQVRDNIHSWDLVNMFWHFYQNPRAGEVYNAGGGRYANCSMLEAIALCEEISGNKMNYQYSETARSGDHIWYISNLNKFKDHYPDWNWTYDLKETMVQIHDSMAARLALVK